The following coding sequences are from one Mesotoga infera window:
- a CDS encoding AraC family transcriptional regulator produces the protein MPRDTSLKEDYIDSVNSVIDYIEEHLSSQITLDDLCSESFYSSVHLQRIFFHTVGETIGQYRKGRRLSVAADKLATTSMTILEIALQLGYDSQESFTRAFKSKYYVTPGKYRRLGLHFVVTQKKRLSKRDLMGTKGGMRMEPKIVHKPAFKVIGLKYYGNDPANNCPKLWRDFMERHTEIENVISVKESYGLMCTGVEDFVDGKFDYIASVAVSSLENIPEGMVGAVIPEATYAVFTHNGKLDSLQETYEYIYGKWFQNSEYEPIGLNEFEFYDERFTGEEDSELYIYVPIKKKQ, from the coding sequence ATGCCAAGAGACACTTCCTTAAAAGAGGATTACATTGATAGTGTGAACTCCGTTATAGATTACATTGAGGAACACCTTTCATCTCAGATAACTCTCGACGATCTATGCTCAGAGAGCTTCTACTCATCAGTTCATCTCCAGAGAATCTTCTTCCACACTGTGGGCGAGACGATAGGCCAGTACCGCAAGGGTAGAAGATTGAGTGTCGCCGCCGACAAACTTGCGACAACCTCGATGACCATTCTGGAGATAGCTTTGCAGCTAGGCTACGATTCGCAAGAGTCTTTTACCAGAGCATTCAAGAGCAAATACTATGTTACGCCTGGCAAGTATCGCAGGCTTGGACTACACTTCGTCGTTACTCAGAAAAAGAGACTGTCTAAGAGAGATCTGATGGGCACAAAGGGAGGAATGAGAATGGAACCGAAAATCGTTCACAAACCTGCATTCAAAGTGATTGGCCTGAAGTACTACGGAAATGATCCAGCGAACAATTGCCCGAAGCTCTGGAGAGATTTCATGGAGAGGCATACCGAGATTGAAAACGTCATATCGGTTAAGGAAAGCTACGGGCTGATGTGTACTGGCGTAGAGGACTTCGTTGACGGAAAGTTCGATTATATTGCATCGGTGGCAGTCTCCAGTCTGGAGAACATTCCCGAAGGAATGGTTGGGGCAGTAATACCCGAGGCGACGTACGCGGTCTTCACTCACAATGGAAAACTGGATTCTCTGCAGGAAACTTACGAGTACATCTACGGAAAGTGGTTTCAGAATTCCGAGTATGAACCGATTGGGCTGAATGAGTTTGAGTTCTATGACGAGAGGTTTACCGGGGAAGAAGACTCTGAGCTTTATATCTACGTCCCCATTAAGAAAAAGCAGTAG